From Streptomyces sp. GSL17-111, one genomic window encodes:
- a CDS encoding BACON domain-containing protein has product MTTRREQHPETGSAPRARRAASPGRHAGRPGQGAHRAASPREQRRAREREERTTERTTERTTERITEQPAERTAQRAAERSAKGAGARPEARPPVHFDAYLDGLFTYCLSVMCDHDAAVAALGDALAVAERQRVRDRAPTDPAQHRPWLYALVRWSCLRRLGAGVPVVQGPPLTTPAARQRRRELAALAWPEAAGTVPEQREALELAIRHQLPVHEVAAVLARTPDVTRELLSSGACEVERTRAALGVVATGGCPAVAGIAAESRQGELRLGTALCRELVRHVDACPGCRRASERYMAGGPWPGTAPTGGGRLPLLSAPRPSVHAALLLAQRARMLHTPRFDRRGFPVDDRDRSARRERLRSRAVTTTVVATVIAAPVLAVWAAYRGAPLTGEAREEASVTAAEALEEDGVRDHPYDGTSHGDPGPGPGERAGRAGVAVSPGEDGRPGEDDASPGPAEPSPTPSASDPAGSDGGATTAPAPGRLSVRADTSGGATLITLTASGGSAVTWSASTDAAWLRLSRTSGTLAPGESVTVRVTVDRDAEPVGAWSAQIHLAPAGAVVTVEGQGASPDPGPSEPPEDPEPSDPPPSGDPSTEPGPSEPPP; this is encoded by the coding sequence ATGACCACCAGGCGCGAGCAGCACCCCGAGACCGGCAGCGCACCGCGGGCCCGCCGCGCCGCGTCGCCCGGGCGCCACGCCGGGCGTCCGGGCCAGGGCGCCCACCGGGCCGCCTCCCCGCGGGAGCAGCGGCGCGCGCGGGAGCGGGAGGAGCGCACCACCGAACGCACCACCGAACGCACCACCGAACGCATCACCGAGCAGCCGGCCGAACGGACCGCGCAGCGCGCGGCCGAACGTTCCGCCAAAGGCGCCGGGGCACGGCCGGAGGCGCGTCCGCCCGTGCACTTCGACGCCTACCTGGACGGGCTGTTCACCTACTGCCTGTCCGTCATGTGCGACCACGACGCCGCCGTCGCGGCCCTCGGCGACGCCCTGGCCGTCGCCGAACGCCAGCGCGTGCGCGACCGGGCCCCCACCGACCCGGCGCAGCACCGGCCGTGGCTCTACGCCCTCGTCCGCTGGTCCTGCCTGCGCCGCCTGGGCGCGGGGGTGCCGGTCGTCCAGGGGCCGCCGCTCACGACGCCCGCCGCCCGGCAGCGGCGTCGCGAACTGGCCGCGCTCGCCTGGCCGGAGGCGGCGGGGACGGTGCCCGAGCAGCGCGAGGCCCTGGAGCTCGCGATCCGGCACCAGTTGCCCGTCCACGAGGTCGCCGCCGTGCTGGCCCGCACCCCGGACGTCACGCGGGAGCTGCTGTCCAGCGGAGCCTGCGAGGTCGAACGCACCCGCGCGGCCCTCGGCGTCGTCGCCACGGGGGGCTGCCCGGCCGTCGCCGGGATCGCCGCCGAGAGCCGCCAGGGCGAGCTGCGCCTGGGCACCGCGCTGTGCCGCGAGCTCGTCCGCCACGTGGACGCCTGCCCCGGCTGCCGCCGGGCCTCCGAGCGGTACATGGCGGGCGGGCCCTGGCCCGGGACCGCGCCGACCGGTGGCGGGCGGCTGCCGCTGCTGTCCGCGCCACGGCCGTCCGTGCACGCCGCCCTGCTGCTCGCGCAGCGGGCCCGGATGCTGCACACCCCGCGCTTCGACCGCCGGGGCTTCCCGGTGGACGACCGGGACCGGTCCGCGCGCCGGGAGCGGCTGCGCAGCCGGGCGGTCACGACGACGGTCGTGGCCACCGTTATCGCCGCTCCGGTCCTCGCGGTGTGGGCGGCCTACCGGGGCGCGCCGCTGACCGGCGAGGCACGGGAGGAGGCCTCCGTGACGGCGGCCGAGGCGCTGGAGGAGGACGGCGTCCGCGACCACCCGTACGACGGCACCTCGCACGGCGACCCGGGCCCCGGGCCCGGCGAGCGCGCGGGGCGGGCGGGCGTCGCGGTGTCGCCGGGGGAGGACGGGAGGCCCGGCGAGGACGACGCCTCGCCCGGCCCCGCCGAGCCCTCACCCACGCCGTCGGCCTCGGACCCCGCCGGCTCCGACGGCGGGGCGACGACGGCGCCGGCGCCCGGTCGGCTCTCCGTCCGCGCGGACACCTCGGGCGGGGCCACCCTCATCACCCTGACGGCCTCGGGCGGTTCGGCGGTGACGTGGTCCGCCTCGACGGACGCCGCGTGGCTGCGGCTGAGCCGGACCTCCGGCACGCTGGCGCCCGGCGAGTCGGTGACCGTCCGGGTGACCGTGGACCGGGACGCCGAGCCCGTCGGCGCGTGGTCGGCGCAGATCCACCTCGCCCCGGCGGGGGCCGTGGTGACCGTCGAGGGGCAGGGCGCGTCGCCCGACCCGGGCCCGTCGGAGCCGCCCGAGGACCCGGAGCCGTCGGACCCGCCGCCCTCCGGGGACCCGTCCACCGAGCCGGGCCCGTCGGAGCCGCCTCCGTGA
- a CDS encoding LysM peptidoglycan-binding domain-containing protein: protein MSRGRHRRSRTPLNSRSLSRLSLALTVGTAGVAVPLVAAGSAQAAPTPAAAPAVVEQAAPAAAPQTKAGTYTVTAGDTLHGIATAEDVEGGWEALYETNEETIGDDPDLIVPGQELSLAAQADERGSADRADRTAERAAVTTQAYPDNLDGWIREAMSIMKAHGIPGSYDSIHRNILRESSGNPNAINNWDINAQNGTPSIGLLQVIKPTFDAYHVAGTPHDQYDPVANIVAACNYAADRYGSIDNVFGPY from the coding sequence ATGTCTCGTGGCCGTCACCGCCGCTCCCGCACCCCGCTCAACTCCCGCAGCCTGTCCCGGCTGTCCCTCGCGCTGACCGTCGGCACCGCCGGCGTCGCCGTGCCGCTCGTCGCGGCCGGCAGCGCGCAGGCCGCCCCCACCCCCGCCGCCGCCCCGGCCGTCGTGGAGCAGGCCGCCCCCGCCGCCGCCCCGCAGACGAAGGCCGGGACCTACACCGTCACCGCAGGCGACACCCTGCACGGCATCGCCACCGCCGAGGACGTCGAGGGCGGCTGGGAAGCCCTCTACGAGACCAACGAGGAGACCATCGGCGACGACCCGGACCTGATCGTCCCGGGCCAGGAGCTGTCCCTCGCCGCGCAGGCCGACGAGCGCGGCTCCGCCGACCGGGCCGACCGCACCGCCGAGCGGGCCGCCGTCACCACGCAGGCCTACCCGGACAACCTGGACGGCTGGATCCGCGAGGCCATGTCCATCATGAAGGCCCACGGCATCCCGGGCAGCTACGACAGCATCCACCGCAACATCCTGCGGGAGTCGAGCGGCAACCCGAACGCCATCAACAACTGGGACATCAACGCCCAGAACGGCACGCCGTCCATCGGGCTGCTCCAGGTCATCAAGCCGACCTTCGACGCCTACCACGTCGCGGGCACCCCGCACGACCAGTACGACCCCGTCGCGAACATCGTGGCCGCCTGCAACTACGCGGCCGACCGCTACGGCTCGATCGACAACGTCTTCGGCCCGTACTGA
- a CDS encoding Ppx/GppA phosphatase family protein, whose amino-acid sequence MRLGVLDVGSNTVHLLVVDAHGGARPLPAYSHKAELKLAELLDAEGAITRAGVDRLVATVREALQVAEDMGVEDLLPFATSAVREASNDGEVLARVADETGVHLRVLSGPDEARLTFLAARRWFGWSSGRLLVLDIGGGSLEIACGHDEEADAAVSLPLGAGRLTAAWLPGDPPDPDDVRALRRHVRAEIARVVGTFSRLGAPDHVVATSKTFKQLARLGGAARSAEGLYVQRELSRTSLEEWVPRLATMTAARRAELPGVSEGRARQLLAGALVAEAAMDLFGTERVEICPWALREGVILRRLDLLRSA is encoded by the coding sequence ATGAGACTCGGTGTCCTCGATGTGGGTTCGAATACCGTTCACCTCCTGGTGGTGGACGCGCACGGGGGTGCCCGACCGCTGCCGGCGTACTCCCACAAGGCGGAACTGAAGCTGGCGGAGCTGCTCGACGCGGAGGGCGCGATCACCCGCGCGGGCGTGGACCGGCTGGTCGCGACCGTCCGCGAGGCGCTCCAGGTCGCCGAGGACATGGGAGTGGAGGACCTGCTGCCCTTCGCCACCTCCGCCGTCCGCGAGGCGTCGAACGACGGCGAGGTGCTGGCCCGCGTCGCCGACGAGACCGGTGTCCACCTGCGCGTCCTGTCCGGCCCCGACGAGGCCCGGCTGACGTTCCTTGCCGCGCGCCGCTGGTTCGGCTGGTCCTCGGGACGGCTGCTGGTCCTCGACATCGGCGGCGGTTCCCTGGAGATCGCCTGCGGTCACGACGAGGAGGCCGACGCCGCCGTCTCCCTGCCGCTGGGTGCCGGGCGGCTCACCGCCGCCTGGCTGCCGGGCGACCCGCCGGACCCGGACGACGTCCGGGCCCTGCGCCGGCACGTCCGTGCGGAGATCGCCCGCGTCGTCGGCACGTTCAGTCGGCTGGGCGCGCCCGACCACGTCGTCGCGACGTCGAAGACGTTCAAGCAGCTCGCCCGGCTCGGCGGCGCGGCCCGCTCGGCGGAGGGGCTGTACGTGCAGCGCGAGCTGAGCCGCACGTCCCTGGAGGAGTGGGTGCCCCGGCTGGCGACGATGACGGCGGCCCGGCGGGCCGAGCTGCCCGGCGTCTCGGAGGGCCGGGCGCGCCAGCTCCTCGCCGGGGCGCTCGTCGCGGAGGCCGCCATGGACCTCTTCGGCACCGAGCGGGTGGAGATCTGCCCCTGGGCGCTGCGCGAGGGCGTCATCCTGCGCCGCCTGGACCTCCTCCGCTCGGCCTGA